The following coding sequences lie in one Haladaptatus sp. DJG-WS-42 genomic window:
- a CDS encoding RNA ligase partner protein, which yields MADYPLKQRFVLDTSTFITEEIRDDDEELEQAVDRLLDLIAEAKLKLHISCYIPPSVYDELSRMLEDRGVSDEVLSKLNTWLIKKNPDRYTVMIPAEIVYEFIEEMSNRVDRGLRVSEKAVRKAEESRDAESTDQLSEVDKVISDLRSEYRSTLRRGILDSREDFDLLILARELEAGVVTEDTGIIHWAEGFGLRYLKGRDFPSLLTEYLAASET from the coding sequence ATGGCGGACTATCCGTTGAAACAACGCTTCGTGCTCGACACGTCTACGTTCATCACCGAGGAGATACGCGACGACGACGAAGAGTTAGAGCAGGCGGTCGATAGACTGTTAGACCTCATCGCTGAAGCGAAGCTCAAACTCCACATCTCGTGTTACATTCCTCCCTCTGTTTACGACGAACTCTCGCGGATGCTCGAGGACAGAGGCGTCTCAGATGAGGTACTCTCGAAGCTCAACACGTGGCTCATCAAGAAGAATCCAGACCGATATACGGTGATGATTCCAGCAGAAATCGTCTACGAGTTCATCGAAGAGATGAGCAATCGCGTAGACAGAGGGCTGCGCGTCTCTGAAAAAGCCGTGCGAAAAGCAGAGGAGTCGAGAGATGCAGAGAGTACCGACCAGCTGAGCGAGGTCGACAAAGTCATCTCAGACCTGCGTTCTGAGTATCGCTCGACGCTGCGCCGGGGGATTCTTGATTCGCGCGAGGACTTCGATTTGCTCATTCTCGCGCGGGAACTCGAAGCGGGCGTCGTGACCGAAGATACGGGCATTATCCACTGGGCAGAAGGGTTTGGACTCAGGTATCTGAAAGGGCGGGATTTTCCGTCACTGCTGACCGAGTATTTGGCAGCAAGCGAAACGTGA